A window of Chitinophaga sp. MM2321 contains these coding sequences:
- a CDS encoding DUF4294 domain-containing protein — protein sequence MRRLKQIISSVFLLLSILICCNKAMAQQAHGADVIPLHAIVVGNDTIPVITLAIFDVVEKMPRALRKQHERWSRLRNAVYVTYPYAKSAARILKDVNSRLATLPNKRERKEFLASKEKEMKVQFGDKLQNLSVYQGKVLMKLIDRETGQNCFEIIKELKGGFNARVWQTVAFFFGGNLKSDYDKQEDKDIEVIVQELELYQQYRAYN from the coding sequence ATGCGTCGCCTGAAACAAATCATTTCTTCCGTCTTCCTGTTGCTCAGTATTTTAATATGCTGTAATAAAGCAATGGCACAACAGGCTCATGGCGCTGATGTTATTCCCCTGCATGCCATCGTGGTAGGTAACGATACCATTCCGGTTATTACCCTCGCTATTTTTGATGTAGTGGAAAAAATGCCAAGAGCATTACGTAAACAACATGAACGCTGGAGCCGTTTAAGGAACGCCGTTTACGTAACCTATCCCTATGCAAAATCAGCTGCACGCATATTGAAAGATGTAAACAGCCGGCTGGCCACCCTTCCTAACAAACGGGAACGCAAAGAATTTTTGGCCTCCAAGGAAAAAGAAATGAAAGTCCAGTTCGGCGATAAACTTCAGAACCTCTCCGTATACCAGGGCAAAGTGCTCATGAAACTCATCGACCGTGAAACCGGTCAGAACTGCTTTGAAATCATCAAAGAACTAAAAGGTGGTTTCAATGCAAGGGTATGGCAAACAGTTGCCTTCTTCTTCGGTGGTAATCTTAAAAGTGATTACGACAAGCAGGAAGATAAGGATATAGAAGTGATTGTACAGGAGCTGGAACTCTACCAGCAGTACCGGGCCTATAATTAA
- the bshB1 gene encoding bacillithiol biosynthesis deacetylase BshB1 — MKLDILAIAVHPDDVELGCAGTLMVHAQQGMKVGVVDLTRGELGTRGTPELRAAEALAAAKIMGLEVRENLGLADGFFRNDTTEQMAIITAIRKYQPDIVLANAMDDRHPDHGRAGKLIADSCFLAGLRKVETTVDGQLQQAWRPRQVFHFLQDRYHEPDFVVDITPVMEKKLEAIKVFSSQFLAAKDHEPQTYISGAGFFDSVIYRAKMLGKMVGVEYAEGYTSAKMIGIRNFADLINEVT, encoded by the coding sequence ATGAAACTGGATATACTGGCAATAGCTGTGCACCCGGACGATGTAGAACTGGGCTGTGCAGGGACTTTGATGGTGCATGCGCAACAAGGCATGAAAGTAGGCGTGGTAGACCTTACCCGCGGTGAACTGGGTACCCGTGGCACCCCCGAACTCCGCGCAGCGGAAGCACTGGCCGCCGCAAAGATCATGGGACTGGAAGTCAGGGAAAACCTCGGTCTCGCCGATGGCTTCTTCAGAAATGATACCACCGAACAAATGGCTATTATCACGGCTATACGAAAGTACCAGCCGGACATTGTACTGGCTAACGCTATGGATGACCGTCACCCGGATCATGGCCGCGCCGGCAAACTGATTGCCGACAGCTGCTTCCTGGCAGGGTTGAGGAAGGTGGAAACCACTGTAGACGGGCAGCTCCAACAGGCATGGCGCCCCCGGCAGGTATTCCATTTTCTCCAGGACCGCTACCATGAACCTGATTTCGTAGTGGATATTACCCCCGTTATGGAAAAGAAACTGGAAGCTATCAAGGTTTTCAGCTCTCAATTCCTCGCTGCAAAAGACCATGAACCACAAACCTATATCTCCGGCGCCGGCTTCTTTGACAGCGTTATATACCGCGCAAAAATGCTGGGTAAAATGGTAGGAGTGGAGTACGCTGAAGGCTATACGTCAGCAAAAATGATAGGCATCCGGAATTTTGCTGACCTGATTAATGAGGTTACCTGA
- a CDS encoding serine hydrolase, giving the protein MKSTLSILLLVLVSIVAQAQKTDKRLSAILSPMLAAHHGQAGVYVHNLKTGSTVAINADSVFPTASMIKMTILVGIFNKIAKGELQYRQMLTYRDSLLYAGEDLLGSFKDSQQIALDRAMMLMLTMSDNTASLWLQGLAGGGVQINQWLQDNGFEHTRVNSRTAGREANRKEFGWGQTSPREMAHLMEMIYKGEVSSKAASERMYRNLTRNYWDTEGLLMVPPNIRTACKNGAVDESRSEVMMVNAPHGDYVYCIITKNNADQRWTRENEAWQLLRNVGAALWHYYEPKSKWKPDPGVGQF; this is encoded by the coding sequence ATGAAAAGTACACTATCCATTCTTCTCCTGGTTTTGGTGTCTATTGTTGCACAAGCCCAGAAAACCGATAAACGTTTATCTGCTATTTTAAGCCCGATGCTGGCGGCCCATCACGGGCAGGCCGGTGTGTATGTGCATAATCTGAAAACGGGCAGCACGGTGGCTATAAATGCCGATAGCGTGTTTCCAACGGCCAGTATGATTAAGATGACGATCCTGGTGGGGATTTTCAATAAAATAGCGAAAGGAGAGTTGCAATACAGGCAGATGCTGACTTACAGGGATTCCTTATTGTATGCAGGAGAGGATTTGCTCGGATCTTTTAAGGATAGTCAGCAGATTGCGCTGGACAGGGCTATGATGCTGATGCTGACGATGAGCGATAATACCGCGAGCCTTTGGCTACAGGGACTGGCCGGTGGTGGCGTGCAAATCAATCAGTGGTTGCAGGATAATGGATTTGAACATACCCGCGTTAATTCGCGCACAGCAGGGCGGGAAGCTAACCGGAAAGAATTCGGATGGGGACAAACAAGTCCGCGTGAAATGGCGCACCTGATGGAGATGATTTATAAGGGAGAAGTGAGCAGCAAAGCGGCGAGTGAACGGATGTACCGCAACCTTACCCGAAACTACTGGGATACCGAAGGATTGCTGATGGTACCACCAAACATACGCACAGCCTGTAAAAATGGCGCGGTGGATGAATCCAGGTCAGAAGTGATGATGGTAAATGCGCCGCATGGCGACTATGTATATTGCATTATTACAAAAAACAATGCGGATCAACGATGGACAAGGGAAAATGAAGCCTGGCAATTATTGCGGAACGTGGGTGCGGCACTTTGGCATTATTATGAACCGAAAAGCAAATGGAAACCCGACCCCGGAGTGGGGCAATTCTGA
- a CDS encoding peroxiredoxin, whose amino-acid sequence MKNVILSVGSEFPEFKKTAVVSIEKGKEFYELSSEELKNSGKWMVMFWWPKDFTFVCPTEIAEFNKHAQDFTDRDAVLIGASTDSEFVHAAWRRDHEDLRGLQFPMLADTSKSLATELGILEANEKVAYRATYIVDPQGIVRWVSLYDLSVGRSVKEVLRVLDALQTDELCPCNWTKGEATLSA is encoded by the coding sequence ATGAAAAATGTTATTTTATCCGTAGGGTCAGAATTTCCCGAATTCAAAAAAACGGCTGTAGTTTCTATCGAAAAAGGCAAAGAATTTTATGAACTATCTTCAGAAGAACTGAAAAATTCTGGTAAATGGATGGTTATGTTCTGGTGGCCTAAGGATTTTACATTCGTATGTCCAACTGAAATAGCTGAATTTAATAAACACGCACAGGATTTCACCGACCGCGATGCTGTCCTGATCGGTGCTTCAACTGACAGTGAATTTGTACACGCAGCCTGGAGAAGAGATCACGAAGACCTCCGTGGCTTACAGTTCCCTATGCTGGCTGATACATCCAAATCCCTGGCTACTGAACTGGGTATCCTGGAAGCAAATGAAAAAGTAGCTTACCGTGCCACTTATATCGTAGATCCACAAGGTATTGTACGTTGGGTTTCCCTGTACGACCTGTCTGTTGGCCGTAGCGTGAAAGAAGTGCTGCGCGTACTGGATGCACTGCAGACAGATGAGCTGTGCCCCTGCAACTGGACCAAGGGCGAAGCAACGCTCTCGGCTTAG
- a CDS encoding carboxymuconolactone decarboxylase family protein, which produces MFASTNQDTAVQLLETVGLADTELSARLRLLADTDARYLKDIKINVTNSLGAATLTRKEAYLIGVAVAVNEKQAALQASFEKLATQEGANEKEIAEVISCTSLMNANNVYYRFRHFVNKEFYTATPAGIRMSIMANPVTGKEFFELLSLVVSALNGCEMCVTSHEEALLKHGTDQQRVLEAVRLGAVLRSLIVLL; this is translated from the coding sequence ATGTTTGCAAGTACTAATCAGGATACGGCTGTTCAATTGCTGGAAACTGTAGGGTTGGCTGATACGGAATTGTCAGCACGCTTACGGTTGCTCGCCGATACGGACGCGCGTTACCTGAAGGATATTAAGATAAATGTTACTAATTCTCTTGGAGCAGCTACGCTGACCAGGAAAGAAGCTTACCTGATCGGGGTGGCAGTGGCGGTAAACGAAAAGCAGGCAGCGTTGCAGGCTTCTTTCGAAAAGCTGGCTACCCAGGAAGGCGCCAATGAAAAGGAAATTGCGGAAGTGATCAGTTGTACCTCGCTCATGAATGCCAATAACGTGTATTATCGTTTCAGGCATTTTGTGAACAAGGAATTTTATACAGCTACACCCGCAGGTATCCGGATGAGCATTATGGCAAACCCGGTAACAGGGAAAGAATTTTTTGAGCTGTTGAGCCTGGTGGTGTCTGCACTGAATGGCTGTGAAATGTGTGTTACTTCACACGAAGAAGCACTGTTGAAACATGGAACTGATCAGCAAAGAGTGCTGGAAGCGGTAAGATTAGGAGCTGTTTTGCGTAGTTTGATCGTTTTATTATAA
- the rpmB gene encoding 50S ribosomal protein L28 codes for MARVCQVTGKKPITGHHVSFSNIKTKRRFLPNLQKKRFFLAEEDKWISLKVSADGIRTINKRGLYAVVKELRAAGTVI; via the coding sequence ATGGCAAGAGTATGTCAGGTGACAGGAAAGAAGCCGATTACAGGTCACCATGTTTCCTTCTCCAATATTAAGACAAAGAGAAGGTTTCTGCCCAACCTGCAGAAAAAGCGTTTTTTCCTGGCGGAAGAAGACAAGTGGATATCTTTAAAAGTATCTGCTGATGGAATAAGAACCATCAACAAAAGAGGTTTGTATGCAGTAGTCAAAGAATTGCGTGCAGCTGGTACGGTAATTTAA
- the rpmG gene encoding 50S ribosomal protein L33 — MAKKGNRVQVILECTEHKNSGQPGTSRYISNKNKKNTPERLELKKYNPILRKVTVHKEIK, encoded by the coding sequence ATGGCAAAAAAAGGTAATAGAGTACAGGTAATTCTGGAATGCACAGAGCACAAAAACTCTGGTCAGCCCGGAACTTCCCGCTACATCTCTAACAAGAATAAGAAGAATACTCCTGAACGTCTGGAGTTGAAAAAGTACAATCCTATTTTAAGGAAAGTTACTGTACACAAAGAAATTAAATAA
- a CDS encoding DUF4295 domain-containing protein → MAKAAKTAIKKDAKSAAEAKVWTKVIKAVRSPKTGAYTFKEAIVHKDKVQEHINQK, encoded by the coding sequence ATGGCAAAAGCAGCAAAAACCGCGATCAAGAAAGACGCAAAATCAGCCGCAGAAGCGAAGGTTTGGACTAAAGTGATTAAGGCTGTGCGTTCTCCGAAAACCGGTGCATATACCTTTAAAGAGGCTATCGTGCACAAGGATAAAGTTCAGGAGCACATTAACCAAAAGTAA
- the ftsY gene encoding signal recognition particle-docking protein FtsY — protein MSFFNKLFSREKKESLDQGLQKTKDNFLSKIGRAIAGKSTVDTEVLDNLEDALVSADVGVETTVKIIDRIEQRVAKDKYLGTSELNRMLQEEIATILVDAPDSGFRDFDVPAGKKPYVIMVVGVNGVGKTTTIGKLAYNFKKAGKSVLLGAADTFRAAAVDQLTIWSERAGVPIVKQQMGSDPGAVAFDTVQSGAARDVDVIIIDTAGRLHNKLHLMEELGKIKRVMKKVIPDAPHEVLLVLDGSTGQNAVEQARQFTAATEVTAMAITKLDGTAKGGVVLAIANQFKIPVKYIGIGEKMEDLQVFNKEAFVDSLFSLNS, from the coding sequence ATGAGCTTTTTCAATAAACTATTTTCCAGGGAAAAGAAGGAAAGTCTCGACCAGGGCTTACAGAAGACCAAAGACAACTTCCTGAGTAAAATAGGACGTGCCATTGCTGGTAAGTCGACCGTTGATACCGAGGTGTTGGATAACCTGGAAGATGCCCTGGTATCTGCTGATGTAGGTGTGGAAACTACCGTGAAGATCATTGACCGCATAGAACAACGGGTGGCCAAAGACAAATACCTTGGCACCAGCGAGTTAAACAGAATGTTGCAGGAAGAGATCGCAACGATCCTGGTAGATGCGCCTGATAGCGGTTTCCGTGACTTTGACGTGCCGGCTGGTAAAAAACCTTATGTAATCATGGTGGTAGGTGTGAATGGTGTTGGTAAAACAACCACCATCGGCAAACTGGCCTATAACTTTAAGAAAGCGGGTAAGTCTGTTTTACTGGGGGCTGCGGATACCTTCCGCGCCGCCGCGGTGGATCAGCTTACTATCTGGAGCGAAAGGGCGGGCGTGCCTATTGTGAAGCAACAGATGGGGTCCGATCCCGGCGCTGTAGCTTTTGATACCGTGCAGAGCGGCGCCGCCAGGGATGTAGATGTGATCATTATTGATACGGCTGGCCGCCTCCACAATAAACTGCATTTGATGGAAGAGCTGGGCAAGATCAAAAGGGTGATGAAGAAAGTGATTCCTGATGCCCCCCATGAAGTATTGCTGGTACTGGATGGTTCTACCGGACAGAATGCTGTTGAACAGGCACGTCAGTTTACAGCTGCTACCGAAGTAACAGCGATGGCGATCACAAAACTGGATGGTACCGCGAAGGGTGGCGTAGTACTGGCCATTGCCAATCAGTTCAAAATACCGGTAAAATATATTGGTATTGGTGAGAAAATGGAAGATTTACAGGTGTTTAATAAAGAAGCTTTTGTTGATTCGTTATTTAGTCTAAATAGCTGA
- a CDS encoding cupin-like domain-containing protein, with amino-acid sequence MIIKNIDRVEDITPEEFRKNYYQPRKPVIISAAGLSKNWPAYDKWNWDYFKSIVGDKQVGVYNNERAGANTLVNGADDYIAFGDYIDMIRQGPVKLRIFLFNIFQHAPQLAQDIVWPDELSSGFLKKYPMLFVGGAGSVAHMHYDIDLSHIFHTQFLGRKRVLLLENNQSPFIYRMPFTVESAATFVNWHEYLDTEHFPALNHARGYTAILEHGDMMFMPAGYWHHMEYLDGGFAMSLRAMDPTLTGKLNGLYHLVGLRGMNNLMIKVAPEWWYHYKRKLARKRAEKALQNI; translated from the coding sequence ATGATTATAAAAAACATAGACCGAGTTGAAGACATCACACCTGAGGAATTCCGCAAAAATTATTACCAACCACGCAAACCCGTCATTATTTCAGCAGCTGGACTTAGTAAAAACTGGCCGGCTTATGATAAATGGAACTGGGATTATTTCAAATCAATAGTAGGAGACAAACAAGTAGGCGTTTATAACAATGAGCGCGCAGGGGCCAATACGCTGGTGAACGGAGCGGATGATTATATTGCTTTTGGGGACTACATTGATATGATCCGGCAGGGGCCGGTTAAGCTACGCATCTTTTTATTCAACATTTTCCAGCATGCTCCGCAGCTTGCACAGGATATTGTGTGGCCGGACGAGCTGTCCTCCGGCTTCCTGAAAAAGTATCCCATGCTGTTTGTTGGCGGAGCCGGGTCGGTAGCGCATATGCATTACGATATCGACTTGTCGCACATCTTCCATACACAATTTCTTGGCCGCAAACGGGTGCTGTTGCTGGAAAACAACCAGTCGCCCTTTATTTACCGCATGCCTTTCACGGTGGAAAGCGCGGCTACGTTTGTAAACTGGCATGAATACCTCGATACCGAACACTTCCCCGCACTGAACCATGCGCGTGGCTACACGGCGATCCTGGAACATGGGGATATGATGTTTATGCCGGCAGGCTATTGGCACCACATGGAATACCTGGATGGCGGTTTTGCCATGAGCCTCCGGGCAATGGACCCAACGCTGACTGGTAAACTGAATGGTCTTTATCATCTCGTAGGACTCAGGGGAATGAACAACCTGATGATTAAAGTAGCGCCGGAATGGTGGTATCATTATAAACGTAAACTGGCGCGCAAACGCGCAGAAAAAGCCCTCCAGAATATTTAG